The following proteins come from a genomic window of Rhodoligotrophos sp. CJ14:
- a CDS encoding DUF736 domain-containing protein, with amino-acid sequence MPQIGEFTRTKNGYTGHVRTLAVNSEMVLIPAEHSDAENAPDYRVHLGDSNGPEIGAGWKRTGEKAGDYVSVQIDDPTLGQPIRANLFQSGDAKSVWGLHWNRPQKRPERD; translated from the coding sequence ATGCCACAGATCGGAGAGTTCACACGCACCAAGAACGGCTATACCGGCCATGTCCGCACGCTCGCAGTGAACAGCGAGATGGTGCTGATTCCGGCCGAACATTCGGATGCCGAGAATGCGCCGGACTATCGCGTCCATCTCGGCGACAGCAACGGCCCCGAGATCGGCGCCGGCTGGAAGCGCACCGGCGAAAAGGCCGGCGACTATGTCTCCGTCCAGATCGACGACCCGACGCTAGGCCAGCCGATCCGCGCCAACCTGTTTCAGTCGGGCGACGCAAAGTCCGTCTGGGGTTTGCACTGGAATCGTCCCCAGAAGCGGCCCGAGCGGGATTGA
- a CDS encoding lytic transglycosylase domain-containing protein: MLARRLPALLLSGLLIVGPFTGAAYAQNAPAVRPQRAQPIADYIAEAARRFGVPVSWIRAVMGAESAGDTRAVSRKGAIGLMQIMPDTWSELRARYGLGRDPFDPHDNVLAGAAYLREMHDRYGSAGFLAAYNAGPQRYEEYLAGVRALPAETRAYVAAVAPLIGTEPLESSIPIPTADPLAWRRSPLFVVRANGSANAGSPQEQRVPGDDTMTPRARDAASLSPRSSSLFVAQASPDPQK; this comes from the coding sequence TTGCTCGCCCGGCGTCTTCCCGCTCTTCTCCTTTCCGGCCTGCTGATCGTCGGCCCGTTCACTGGCGCCGCATATGCGCAGAACGCGCCTGCCGTGCGTCCGCAGCGCGCGCAGCCGATCGCCGACTACATCGCGGAAGCCGCGCGGCGGTTCGGCGTGCCCGTCTCCTGGATACGGGCGGTCATGGGCGCCGAAAGCGCCGGCGATACGCGCGCCGTATCGCGCAAGGGCGCGATCGGCCTGATGCAGATCATGCCCGACACGTGGTCGGAGCTGCGCGCCCGTTACGGCCTCGGTCGCGATCCTTTCGATCCGCACGACAACGTGCTGGCCGGCGCGGCGTACCTGCGCGAGATGCACGACCGCTACGGATCGGCGGGCTTCCTGGCGGCCTACAACGCCGGCCCCCAGCGGTATGAGGAATACCTCGCGGGCGTTCGCGCGCTGCCGGCCGAAACGCGCGCCTATGTCGCAGCGGTGGCGCCCCTTATTGGGACGGAACCGCTGGAAAGCAGCATTCCGATTCCGACTGCTGATCCGCTCGCGTGGAGACGCTCACCACTGTTCGTCGTGCGCGCGAACGGCAGCGCAAATGCAGGATCACCGCAAGAACAGCGTGTGCCCGGTGACGATACGATGACACCGCGAGCGCGTGACGCTGCATCGCTTTCACCGCGCTCCTCCAGCCTCTTCGTCGCGCAAGCGAGTCCGGACCCGCAGAAATGA
- a CDS encoding relaxase/mobilization nuclease domain-containing protein has protein sequence MSAEDGFRIRPGRIRSTRAQRARPFIAQALAAAQRAGGSVSRKGTIGPGHRSRFGRGQRASVQANRLITSRSRGAVVKARVVRHTARGAPLATHLGYLQREGVTRDGERARLFGSGTDEANPKAFADRCADDRHHFRFIVSPDDAIEMSDLKQFTRELVGQMEKDLGTRLDWVAADHWNTEHPHVHLIVRGVRDDGENLVISRDYIKEGMRDRARDLITQELGPRTDHDIRTTLERQIDAERWTNLDRQLARDAHRTGVIDLAPHADRQPDEFHALKVGRLRKLEALGLADQVGSGQWVLSDGTEKSLRELGERGDIIKRIHHGLAERSLERSAASYVLAGESLDEPIVGRLLARGLDDELKGSAFAIVDGVDGRTHHIKLADLNAAGDSAPGSIVELRRFDDAQGRRRVALAVRSDLPLEQQITATGATWLDRQAIAREPVPLGGGGFGAEVRDALDLRAEHLIGQGLAERQSHGVSFSRNLIETLRRRELDALRERLTVETGQAAVKAGTGEYVAGTYRRRFDLASGRFAMLDDGLGFQLVPWSPSLEQHLGRHVSGVTRGDGGIDWSFGRKRGIGL, from the coding sequence ATGAGCGCCGAAGACGGCTTCCGCATTCGGCCCGGCCGCATCCGCTCCACCCGCGCGCAGCGGGCGCGGCCCTTCATCGCGCAGGCGCTTGCCGCCGCTCAGCGGGCGGGCGGCTCCGTCTCCCGTAAGGGGACGATCGGCCCCGGCCATCGTTCGCGCTTCGGCCGGGGCCAGCGCGCGTCGGTGCAGGCCAACCGGCTCATTACTTCGCGCTCGCGCGGCGCCGTAGTGAAGGCGCGCGTCGTCCGTCACACCGCGCGCGGCGCGCCTCTTGCCACGCATCTCGGCTACCTGCAGCGCGAGGGCGTCACCCGGGATGGGGAGCGGGCGCGGCTCTTTGGTTCCGGCACCGACGAGGCCAACCCCAAGGCCTTTGCCGATCGGTGTGCGGACGACCGCCATCATTTCCGCTTCATCGTCTCGCCGGACGACGCGATCGAGATGTCCGACCTCAAGCAGTTTACGCGCGAGCTCGTCGGCCAGATGGAGAAGGATCTCGGCACCAGGCTGGACTGGGTCGCCGCCGATCACTGGAACACCGAGCATCCGCATGTCCACCTGATCGTTCGCGGCGTCCGTGACGATGGCGAGAACCTCGTCATCTCTCGCGACTATATCAAGGAAGGCATGCGCGACCGCGCGCGTGACCTCATTACCCAGGAGCTCGGCCCGCGCACGGATCACGACATCCGCACCACGCTAGAGCGCCAGATCGATGCCGAGCGATGGACGAATCTCGACCGTCAGCTCGCGCGCGATGCTCATCGGACTGGTGTGATCGACCTTGCGCCGCACGCGGACCGCCAGCCCGACGAATTCCACGCGCTGAAGGTCGGACGCCTGCGCAAGCTCGAGGCCCTTGGCCTCGCCGATCAGGTCGGGTCAGGCCAATGGGTTCTCTCTGATGGGACCGAGAAAAGTCTGCGCGAGCTCGGCGAGCGCGGCGACATTATCAAGCGGATACATCACGGTCTCGCGGAGCGCAGCCTCGAACGCAGTGCGGCGAGCTACGTGCTGGCCGGTGAAAGCCTGGACGAGCCGATCGTCGGACGCTTGCTGGCGCGAGGGCTCGACGACGAGCTGAAAGGCAGCGCCTTCGCGATCGTCGACGGCGTCGATGGCCGCACCCACCACATTAAGCTCGCTGACCTCAATGCCGCCGGAGATTCCGCGCCCGGCTCGATCGTCGAGCTGCGCCGGTTCGACGACGCCCAAGGCCGGCGGCGTGTCGCGCTTGCTGTGCGATCGGATCTTCCCCTCGAGCAGCAGATCACGGCGACGGGGGCCACCTGGCTCGACCGCCAGGCTATCGCACGCGAACCGGTGCCGCTCGGTGGCGGAGGTTTCGGCGCTGAGGTCCGTGACGCGCTTGACCTCCGCGCGGAGCATCTCATCGGCCAGGGCTTAGCCGAGCGGCAAAGCCACGGCGTCAGCTTCAGCCGCAACCTGATCGAGACACTGCGGCGTCGCGAGCTCGACGCGCTGCGTGAACGTCTAACGGTCGAGACCGGCCAAGCGGCCGTGAAGGCTGGCACCGGCGAATACGTCGCCGGCACCTATCGCCGCCGCTTCGATCTCGCCTCCGGCCGGTTCGCCATGCTCGACGATGGCCTTGGCTTCCAGCTCGTGCCGTGGTCGCCGTCCCTCGAACAGCACCTCGGCCGTCATGTCTCCGGCGTCACGCGCGGGGACGGCGGGATCGATTGGAGCTTCGGGCGCAAGCGAGGAATCGGCCTGTGA
- a CDS encoding conjugal transfer protein TraG, whose amino-acid sequence MSATKILWGQILVVALIILARSWGATEWTAWRLGFQAQLGEPWFTILGWPVYYPPSFYMWWIVYDAYAPAIFVEGGYIAASGGFIAIAVAIAMSVWRAREAKNVDTYGSARWARHDEVEAADLLGPDGVVLGKLGHDYLRHDGPEHVLCFAPTRSGKGVGLVIPSLLTWPGSAIVHDIKGENWQLTSGFRAQHGRVLLFDPTNAKSSGYNPLLEVRRGEWEVRDVQNIADILVDPEGSLEKRNHWEKTSHALLVGAILHVLYAEADKTLAGVASFLSDPRRPIESTLAAMMKTPHLGEAGPHPVIASAARELLNKSDNERSGVLSTAMSFLGLYRDPVVAAVTRRCDWRITDVVGGARPTTLYLVVPPSDIARTKPLIRLILNQIGRRLTEDLHAKSRRHRLLLMLDEFPALGRLDFFESALAFMAGYGLKAFLIAQSLNQIEKAYGPNNSILDNCHVRVSFATNDERTAKRVSDALGTATELRAMRNYAGHRLSPWLGHLMVSRSETARPLLTPGEIMQLPPTDEIVMVAGTPPVRATKARYFEDHRFQARILPPPVLKATEHQQPNDWTGRPLPPPPSQEATPPVSLMDGEDPTGSEKRRQPELNRVAPIEKKPPIDNEFEIDPNDNEPDDAARLSRMNRLVQRIARQVSLDPNDGMEL is encoded by the coding sequence ATGTCCGCAACAAAGATTCTCTGGGGCCAGATCCTCGTCGTCGCGCTGATCATCCTCGCCAGGTCGTGGGGTGCGACCGAGTGGACCGCGTGGCGACTGGGCTTCCAGGCGCAACTCGGTGAGCCTTGGTTCACCATCCTGGGATGGCCCGTCTATTATCCGCCGTCATTCTACATGTGGTGGATCGTCTACGACGCTTACGCGCCGGCGATTTTCGTGGAAGGCGGCTACATCGCGGCGTCGGGCGGCTTCATCGCGATCGCAGTCGCAATCGCGATGTCAGTGTGGCGGGCGCGTGAAGCCAAGAACGTCGACACCTACGGCTCCGCCCGGTGGGCCCGGCACGATGAAGTGGAGGCCGCAGACCTTCTAGGCCCCGACGGCGTGGTGCTCGGCAAGCTCGGCCATGACTATCTCCGGCACGACGGCCCCGAGCACGTCCTCTGTTTTGCCCCGACCAGGAGCGGCAAAGGTGTGGGTTTGGTCATTCCCTCGCTACTCACTTGGCCCGGCAGCGCCATCGTGCACGACATCAAAGGCGAGAACTGGCAGCTCACGTCGGGATTTCGCGCCCAGCACGGACGCGTGCTGCTGTTCGATCCCACGAACGCCAAGTCATCGGGGTACAACCCGCTGCTCGAAGTGCGGCGCGGGGAATGGGAAGTCCGGGACGTCCAGAATATTGCCGACATCCTCGTCGATCCGGAAGGCTCACTAGAAAAGCGGAACCATTGGGAGAAGACCTCGCATGCGCTGCTCGTCGGCGCCATCCTCCACGTGCTCTACGCCGAGGCAGACAAGACGCTCGCCGGCGTCGCCTCCTTCCTGTCTGATCCGCGCCGCCCGATCGAGTCGACGCTCGCCGCGATGATGAAAACTCCGCATCTTGGGGAAGCTGGACCACACCCCGTCATCGCGAGCGCGGCGCGCGAGCTGCTCAACAAGTCGGACAACGAGCGCAGCGGCGTGCTGAGTACGGCCATGTCGTTTCTCGGCCTCTATCGCGATCCTGTTGTTGCCGCCGTCACGCGCCGCTGCGACTGGCGCATCACCGATGTCGTCGGGGGAGCTCGGCCGACGACGCTCTACCTCGTCGTGCCGCCGTCGGATATTGCGCGTACCAAGCCTCTGATCCGTCTAATCCTCAACCAGATCGGACGGCGCCTAACGGAAGATCTCCATGCGAAGTCGCGACGCCACCGCCTGCTTCTCATGCTCGACGAGTTCCCCGCGCTCGGCCGCCTCGACTTCTTCGAGAGCGCGCTGGCGTTCATGGCCGGCTATGGACTGAAGGCGTTCCTGATCGCCCAAAGCCTCAACCAGATCGAGAAGGCCTACGGCCCGAACAATTCGATCCTCGACAACTGTCACGTCCGAGTCTCGTTCGCCACCAACGACGAAAGAACCGCCAAGCGGGTCAGCGATGCGCTCGGCACCGCCACTGAGCTCCGCGCGATGCGCAACTATGCCGGTCACCGGCTGAGCCCCTGGCTCGGGCACCTGATGGTGTCGCGCTCCGAGACGGCCCGGCCGCTGCTTACGCCGGGCGAGATCATGCAACTCCCGCCGACGGACGAGATCGTCATGGTCGCGGGAACGCCGCCCGTGCGCGCCACGAAAGCGCGCTATTTCGAGGACCATAGATTTCAGGCGCGCATCCTTCCGCCGCCAGTGCTGAAGGCAACGGAACACCAGCAGCCGAATGACTGGACCGGCAGGCCTCTGCCACCGCCACCTTCTCAGGAGGCCACACCACCGGTGAGCCTCATGGACGGTGAAGATCCGACCGGCTCCGAGAAGCGTCGCCAGCCGGAGCTCAATCGCGTGGCGCCCATCGAGAAGAAGCCGCCGATCGACAACGAGTTTGAGATCGACCCAAACGATAACGAGCCGGACGATGCCGCTCGGCTGAGCCGCATGAACCGTCTCGTACAGCGTATTGCACGCCAAGTCTCGCTCGACCCCAACGATGGCATGGAGCTGTAG
- a CDS encoding CopG family transcriptional regulator: MPNPSKKQRLSVYLEPAVTKALAEYAARRAQSRSLIAEAAIASFLSPDAVERQEAAFTKRLDQLDRRIARLERDLGIAVETLAVFVRFWLTTNPPLPEPAQAAARAQAGERYDAFVAALGRRLAKGPKLRQEISEDVPANASSE; encoded by the coding sequence GTGCCGAATCCGAGCAAGAAGCAGCGGCTTTCCGTCTACCTTGAGCCCGCCGTGACAAAGGCGCTGGCTGAGTACGCTGCGCGCCGTGCCCAATCGCGTTCTCTCATCGCCGAGGCGGCCATTGCATCCTTCCTGTCGCCCGACGCCGTCGAGCGCCAGGAGGCAGCATTCACCAAGCGGCTCGACCAGCTGGACCGGCGCATAGCGCGCCTGGAGCGCGACCTCGGCATCGCCGTCGAGACGCTCGCGGTCTTTGTCCGCTTCTGGCTGACCACCAACCCTCCACTGCCCGAGCCCGCGCAGGCCGCTGCACGCGCCCAGGCTGGCGAACGCTACGACGCCTTCGTCGCCGCGCTCGGCCGGCGACTCGCCAAGGGCCCAAAGCTCCGCCAGGAAATCTCCGAGGATGTTCCGGCCAACGCGAGTAGCGAATAG
- the trbB gene encoding P-type conjugative transfer ATPase TrbB — protein sequence MLRTALGPAIAAFLEDLSIVEVMLNPDGRLWIDRLSEGLADTGERLSPADGERIIRLVAHHVGAEVHAGSPRVSAELPGTGERFEGLLPPVVAAPAFAIRKPAVAVFTLQDYVAAAIMTADQAELLRRAVADRRNILVAGGTSTGKTTLTNALLAEVSKSADRVVLIEDTRELQCAAPNLVALRTKDGVATLSDLVRSSLRLRPDRIPIGEVRGAEALDLLKAWGTGHPGGIGTIHAGTAIGALRRLEQLIQEAVITVPRALIAETIDLVAVLSGRGASRRLAELARVEGLGPSGDYRITPATAGTAGDHA from the coding sequence ATGCTGCGCACGGCCCTCGGCCCGGCCATCGCCGCTTTCCTGGAAGACCTGTCGATCGTCGAGGTGATGCTCAACCCCGACGGGCGGCTCTGGATCGACCGGCTCTCGGAGGGGCTGGCCGACACGGGTGAGCGCTTGTCACCCGCAGATGGTGAGCGGATCATTCGGCTCGTCGCTCATCACGTCGGCGCCGAGGTTCACGCCGGAAGCCCCCGCGTGTCGGCGGAGCTGCCCGGAACGGGAGAGCGCTTCGAGGGCCTGCTGCCGCCGGTGGTGGCCGCCCCGGCGTTTGCGATCCGCAAACCCGCTGTCGCCGTGTTCACGCTGCAGGACTATGTGGCCGCTGCGATCATGACGGCCGACCAGGCGGAATTGCTTCGCCGCGCGGTCGCCGATCGCCGCAACATCCTTGTCGCTGGCGGAACGAGCACCGGCAAGACCACGCTCACCAACGCGCTCCTCGCTGAGGTGTCAAAATCGGCCGATCGCGTCGTCCTCATCGAGGACACACGCGAGCTTCAGTGCGCCGCGCCCAATCTTGTCGCCCTGCGCACCAAGGACGGCGTCGCCACACTGTCCGATCTGGTGCGCTCTTCTCTGCGCCTGCGGCCCGACCGCATCCCCATTGGTGAGGTGCGCGGCGCCGAGGCACTCGACCTTCTGAAAGCTTGGGGCACCGGCCATCCCGGAGGAATCGGCACCATTCACGCAGGCACCGCCATCGGTGCGCTGCGCCGCCTCGAGCAACTCATCCAGGAAGCCGTGATCACGGTCCCGCGCGCACTGATTGCCGAGACCATCGATCTCGTCGCCGTTCTGAGCGGCCGCGGCGCGTCCCGCCGTCTTGCCGAACTCGCGCGCGTCGAAGGCCTTGGACCAAGCGGCGACTACCGCATCACCCCCGCAACAGCAGGCACAGCAGGAGACCACGCATGA
- a CDS encoding TrbC/VirB2 family protein: protein MTSARQPSFEQRLFAGPILDRIGTIGLTAAGFLYAAPAYASGSSMPWEQPLQQILQSIEGPVAKVIAVIIIIVTGLTLAFGDTSGGFRRLVQIVFGLSIAFAASSFFLSFFSFGGGALV from the coding sequence ATGACCTCGGCTCGACAGCCATCATTCGAGCAACGCCTATTCGCCGGCCCGATTCTCGATCGGATCGGCACCATTGGTCTGACGGCCGCAGGGTTTCTCTACGCTGCGCCAGCCTATGCCAGCGGCTCGTCCATGCCCTGGGAACAACCGCTTCAGCAGATCCTGCAATCGATCGAAGGTCCGGTGGCGAAGGTCATTGCGGTGATCATCATCATCGTCACCGGCCTAACGCTCGCCTTTGGCGACACCAGCGGCGGCTTCCGCAGGCTGGTGCAGATCGTGTTCGGCCTATCCATCGCGTTTGCCGCGAGTTCGTTCTTCCTGAGCTTCTTCAGCTTCGGCGGCGGAGCGCTGGTATGA
- a CDS encoding VirB3 family type IV secretion system protein produces MTTAVIDGAEVPGFSVPVHRALTEHILLGGAPRSIAILNGTLAAALGLGLRLWLVGLGLWAVGHFAAVWAAKRDPMFVEVTRRHLRIPGFMGA; encoded by the coding sequence ATGACCACGGCTGTCATCGACGGCGCCGAAGTACCTGGCTTCTCAGTGCCGGTGCATCGGGCGCTGACCGAACACATCCTCCTCGGCGGTGCGCCGCGCTCGATTGCCATCCTCAACGGTACGCTCGCCGCCGCGCTCGGACTCGGGCTGCGGCTCTGGCTCGTCGGCCTCGGCCTCTGGGCCGTTGGCCACTTCGCGGCCGTCTGGGCGGCGAAGCGCGACCCGATGTTCGTCGAGGTGACGCGCCGGCATCTGCGCATTCCGGGCTTCATGGGCGCGTGA